The following nucleotide sequence is from Pedobacter sp. PACM 27299.
AATAATGCATAATGACCGACCGAACCCGGCTTTTCAGTACCTGCTCCAGTCAACTCCTTATGACTTCCCCTTAAAGTATCTTCCAGACTCAATTTCTGGAAACCCATTCCAAAGTCATGCAATTCATAACCAGCCTTGATTAAGGAATCAAAGTCCTGTTTGTGTGCTTTATAAACCGATGGCAGCTGCGATTTTTCCAGCAATACCCAGCCTTTTTTTGGCCCTTCATTTTTTTCTTTTTTTAGATAGGGCTCCGCCAATAGGAAAGCAAGCAGCGCAAGCAGCAGCATCCTTAAAATAAGCAGCAGCCAATCTGTGATCTGGTAACTTCTGGAAGTAAATGGAGAACTCGCCCCCAATAGCGCAATACTACCAATACGCAGCGTTTTCCCCTGTTTCAACTTCCACAGATGGATGATCAGCGGGATCAACAGTCCTGCTAACGCGATTAAACCTATGGGATAAAGTAAATGCACCTTGATATCTCTATATCTTTAATTTGTTTCTTTGGTTCAAAAAATCTCTCAATGCCTGATCCAGCGGTTGATCCGTTTGTATCAGGTGGTAAGAAATCCGTCTGTCCAGCATTTTATTCCTGGTTTGCTCCAGGTAATGAGTCATATTTTCCTGATAAGCAGCCCTTGCAGTCTCCTGATCAATCTGAATGGTTTTTCCGGTTTCCAGATCTTCGAAAGTCGTATACCCTTTAAAATCCAGCTTCATTTCATTCCCAGACATCAAATGAAAAACTAATACCTCATGTTTCAGCGTATTTAAGGTGTTCAATAAATTAAAGATCTCCTGATTTACCTCATAAAGATCAGTGATAAAGATGAGCAGTTCCCGCTTTTGAGCACCAGCATAAAGTTCCTTATAGTTGATGGGCTTAGTGAAAGTCCCTTCTGGCTTCAGCTGTTCCAGTTGATAAAACAATCTCGCAAGATGCTGAAAGTCTTGTTTCGCCACCATAGAAAAGATCCCGGCATCTTTAAACACGTATAAGCCAATGGCATCGCCCTGCAAATTTCCTAAATAGGCCAATGAAGCAGCCAGGTAACGTGCATAATCCATCTTGGTATTTTCGCCATCCTGATGGTTCATGGAAGCACTGGCATCGATCAGCAGGCGGATGCTGATATTGGTTTCTACCTCCGATTCCCGGATGTAATACCGGTCTGAACGGGCAAACATTTTCCAGTCCAGCGACCTAAGATCGTCTCCTGGCTGATAACTCCGATACTGACTAAACTCCAATCCAGGCCCCTTCACCGTATTTTTATGAATCCCGCTCATAAAACCGTCAATCGTCATCTTTGCCGATAAAGACAGCTCTTTGATCGCCATCATCACTTTCGGATCTAGCAACTTGCTCATTAAATGTTGATTTTCGGTCTTGAAATAGTTTTCAGGAGTTCATCAGCCACCATATCCGCAGTTACCTGTTCTGCATCTGCTTTAAAATTCATTAAGATCCGGTGTCTCAATACCGGATAAGCCATGGTCTGCAAATCTTCCATGCCTACAGCATAACGGCCATGAATCAATGCTCTGGCTTTGGCGGTTAAGATCAAGGCTTGTCCAGCTCTTGGCCCTGCACCCCAGCGCACCCATTCCTTCACATAGGCAACCGTAGTCGTATCTGGCCTGGTGGCACGGATCAATTCTGCCACATAGGCAATCAAATCATCACTAATGCTCACCTCTCGTGTCAATGCCTGAAGCTGTTTAATTTCTTCTGCACCAATTACTGGCTGTACCTTATTTTTAACAGTACCTGTGGTACTGCTTAGTATTTTCGTTTCTTCGGCAGCTGTAGGGTAGCCAATTTTAATAAATAAGAGAAAACGATCTAGCTGAGCTTCAGGAAGTGGATAAGTCCCCGCCTGCTCTATTGGATTTTGGGTAGCCAGGATAAAAAACGGACGATCTAAAGGATACGTTTGTCCGCCATAAGTAACTTCAAACTCCTGCATCGCCTCTAATAATGCCGACTGTGTTTTTGGTGGCGTCCTATTGATCTCATCTGCCAGAATAATATTAGCAAATAAAGGTCCCCTATTAAACTTAAAAAATCTTTTTCCAGTCACATGGTCTTCTTCCAATATTTCTGTACCCACAATATCGGTAGGCATTAAGTCCGGTGTAAACTGAATTCGCCTGAAGGAAAGGTCAAGGGCCTGAGACATGGTGCGCACCATCAGTGTTTTTGCCAGGCCCGGCACGCCTTCCAAAAGACAATGGCCGCCAGCAAGCAAAGCAACTAACATTTCTTCAATGATGACGTCCTGTCCGACGATCACTTTTTGAATTTCTGTTTTTAACAGAGAAATTTTATGGATTAGGGTTTTAAGGTTACTTTCTGAAATTTCCAAAGCAATGATTTTTATGATTAAGCGATTGTAATTCAATATAAGGCTCTCCGGGTATTTTTCCCTATCCCTTGATCAGAATATCAAAAAAATTACAAGATATCTGCTCCAAAATCCTCTTTCTAATAAAAATAGACGTTATTTTAGAACGATGCAAAGATCGAAGTTTACATTTGCGAGAATAAAGTATAAATCCGGAAATTGGGATACGGATCAGCGTATGCCTTCCAACTTGCTTAATTCCTTGTTGGAATATACAACCATTCCTTTAGATCCGGAGGAAAAGATTGTAGAATTGAGTAGTCAGGACCTTTTCAAATATCCATTTTGTTATTTAAGCGGGCACAAGCTGGTGCAATTTGATCAGCAAGAGGCTGCCAATTTCAAGAAATATGTGAATAATGGAGGTTTTGTATTTGTAGACGACTGCAACCATGATATTGATGGCTTATTCGCCAAATCATTTGAAACACAAATGAGTAATCTATTTGGCCCAACAGCACTGAAAAAAATTCCTAATCAACATAAGATATACCATTCCTTTTTCAATTTTGAGAATGGCCCGCCTACGACCTCTTTTGAATTAAACGGCTGGGGTGACGATCTGGTGCACGATTACCTGAAAGCCATTACAGTAAATAACCGCATCGGGGTATTGTACAGTAATAAAGATTATGGCTGTGAATGGGATTACGACTTCCGCAACAAGCGATTCCTGGCGGAAGACAATACTAAATTTGGCGTAAACATCATTCTTTACGCCATGGGCATCAATAGCTAATCCTTCATTAAATAAAGTATTAAAGTACCAGCTGTTCGTATAGTTTTTTCAAGGTTTCATTTGCATCTAAACATAAACCCGGATGAGTTTTAGAGGTCTGAACCACGGTACTTCTAGTAGCCGTTAACCAGCGAAAACGCGAAGCCATGTCCAGCTGTCCAATCGTTCCACCTGCTTTCCCCCCTTTACTGATCAGCTCAAAAGAACGCAAATGATCCTGCAATTCCTGAGGATCCAATTTACAGGCAAATGCAGCAAGACGCCGCTCATCTAATTCAAATGAGGTCTGTAAAAACTTTTGTTTAGCGCAATACAATATGATGCCCACATTAAGAAATTCTTCCCGTTCTACCCTTGGTACGACGCGGATCACGGCATACTCAAATAAGTGCTTCTCTTGCATTCTGTGCTTCTTTTACAAAAATTTCTGAATTTGCGAGGCGTAATTCTAAAAACTTGGAATATACTTCGCGGTGTGCTTCAATAGATTCAAAGGTATTGTCCCTGATCAGCCAGTCGTCTGGAATTAAGGCCACAATGGCCCTGATTTTTTCCGGAGTCAGTATCTCTTTAAAAACAGCATTCACTTCTTCTAATTGTGATGCCTGGCTCAACAGTACATGGTCTTTGATCAAACTGAACGGTCTTACCGCCTGCTCTTCCCAGTTTTCCATGGAATGGTGAAAATATAACGCAGCACCATGGTCAATCAGCCATAATTCTTTATGCCAGATCAACATATTCGTGTTGCGGGCGGTACGGTCCATATTGGTCAGCAGCGCATCCATCCACACAATCTCTGAGGCTGTTTTTTCGTCTACCTGATTCACTAAAGGATCAAAAGTGATCGCTCCTGAAAGGTAATGCAAGGCAAGATTCAGCCCAACACTCGTCCTCAATAAGTCCTGGATCTCTTCATCCGGTTCAATCCGGCCAAAATCTTTCTCTAATTGCGCGAACACCAATTCCGGCATTCTCAAGCCAAGTAACCTGGCGATTTCTCCGCCAATCAACTCGGCAATGAGTGCACGTAATCCCTGTCCGGCACCACGAAATTTGAGTACATATAAAAAGTCATCATCTGCTTCTGCAATTGCAGGCATCGATCCCCCTTCGCGTAAAGGGGTCACATACCTGGTCACATTAACAGTTCTGAGTTCTGGTTGGAAATTCTTCACACCTACATAATTTAAGAGCAAAAGCTCCGATTTGAGCCAAATATACTACATTTCCGCAAATCAGATACCCTATGCACTAAGACATAGATCTGCTATTTTCAGATTTTATTTGGAGCCGTT
It contains:
- a CDS encoding DUF58 domain-containing protein, translated to MSKLLDPKVMMAIKELSLSAKMTIDGFMSGIHKNTVKGPGLEFSQYRSYQPGDDLRSLDWKMFARSDRYYIRESEVETNISIRLLIDASASMNHQDGENTKMDYARYLAASLAYLGNLQGDAIGLYVFKDAGIFSMVAKQDFQHLARLFYQLEQLKPEGTFTKPINYKELYAGAQKRELLIFITDLYEVNQEIFNLLNTLNTLKHEVLVFHLMSGNEMKLDFKGYTTFEDLETGKTIQIDQETARAAYQENMTHYLEQTRNKMLDRRISYHLIQTDQPLDQALRDFLNQRNKLKI
- a CDS encoding AAA family ATPase gives rise to the protein MEISESNLKTLIHKISLLKTEIQKVIVGQDVIIEEMLVALLAGGHCLLEGVPGLAKTLMVRTMSQALDLSFRRIQFTPDLMPTDIVGTEILEEDHVTGKRFFKFNRGPLFANIILADEINRTPPKTQSALLEAMQEFEVTYGGQTYPLDRPFFILATQNPIEQAGTYPLPEAQLDRFLLFIKIGYPTAAEETKILSSTTGTVKNKVQPVIGAEEIKQLQALTREVSISDDLIAYVAELIRATRPDTTTVAYVKEWVRWGAGPRAGQALILTAKARALIHGRYAVGMEDLQTMAYPVLRHRILMNFKADAEQVTADMVADELLKTISRPKINI
- a CDS encoding DUF4159 domain-containing protein → MQRSKFTFARIKYKSGNWDTDQRMPSNLLNSLLEYTTIPLDPEEKIVELSSQDLFKYPFCYLSGHKLVQFDQQEAANFKKYVNNGGFVFVDDCNHDIDGLFAKSFETQMSNLFGPTALKKIPNQHKIYHSFFNFENGPPTTSFELNGWGDDLVHDYLKAITVNNRIGVLYSNKDYGCEWDYDFRNKRFLAEDNTKFGVNIILYAMGINS
- a CDS encoding DUF3037 domain-containing protein, yielding MQEKHLFEYAVIRVVPRVEREEFLNVGIILYCAKQKFLQTSFELDERRLAAFACKLDPQELQDHLRSFELISKGGKAGGTIGQLDMASRFRWLTATRSTVVQTSKTHPGLCLDANETLKKLYEQLVL
- a CDS encoding HipA family kinase — encoded protein: MKNFQPELRTVNVTRYVTPLREGGSMPAIAEADDDFLYVLKFRGAGQGLRALIAELIGGEIARLLGLRMPELVFAQLEKDFGRIEPDEEIQDLLRTSVGLNLALHYLSGAITFDPLVNQVDEKTASEIVWMDALLTNMDRTARNTNMLIWHKELWLIDHGAALYFHHSMENWEEQAVRPFSLIKDHVLLSQASQLEEVNAVFKEILTPEKIRAIVALIPDDWLIRDNTFESIEAHREVYSKFLELRLANSEIFVKEAQNAREALI